The sequence below is a genomic window from Vibrio mangrovi.
TCAGGACACAAAAATTACACCTCCCTCAGTAGATGGTATGACGTTGGAGGCGGCCAGTGATTCTGAACAACACCGGGAAATTGTCAATGGATTATCTGTCACTGTCGTTCAGCAGACATTCCGCATTACAGCACTGAATCCCGGGCGATTTTCCGTCACTGATCCCCATTTTAGCAGCACACTGCTATACAGTGGTATGAACGGTGAAACTAAAGTACTTTCTATCAACACCAAGTCAAAAGAGTTCCCGATTCAGGTGATGGCAAAACCTACAAATTATCAGGGAGTCTGGCTACCAACCTCAAAACTGTCTCTCAAACAAAACTGGACCGATAGTCAGGGTAAGGCTATCTCTGAAGACACTGCAACACTGAAAGTTGGTGATTCCATCACCCGAACCATCGATCTGCAAATCCGGGGCATAAGTCAGGAGAAAATCCCTGATCTGAAGATTACTTATCCGGAGAGTCTGCGGGTCTATCAGGAAAAACCACAGTTTAAAACACTGGATAATGGTGATGTGGTGATGACCCTTAAACAGGTACTGATCCCGAATCAATCCGGACAAATAAACTTACCCGGTGTTTCTCTCAACTGGTGGGATACCCAGAAACACCGGCAACGCAGGACATTGCTGACCGGGCTTGTACTCAGTGTAGCAAAGGGAACACCTATTGATACAGTGGTCACAGTGCCACAGTCATCTACGATACCATCAACCTCTCAGGTTGTTCGGGTAAGCGATCCCGGTGTCTGGCCTTATCTGACAGCTGTATTTGCCCTCTTATGGCTGATGACAGCAGGGTTATGGCTGTATAGCCGCCGTCATAACACCCACGCAGAGCCAACTGAAACACCGGATTCTCCCAAAAATTCTGAAAACCTGTCTCTGAAAGAAGCACTACAGCAGCAAGACGGGATTCGGATTCAACATCTGGTACAAGAACAACTGGTACAGATGAGTCTGTCACCAGAGGAAAGATCAGCAATCGAATGTGAAGTGAAAAAACTTCAGGCTGCTATCTACTCTTCCCGGCAGGCAACTTACGATCCAAAATCTCTTCTTCGTTTGTTAGCAGAAGCAAATAAGCAGCAGAAGAAAAGAGGTAAAAAGAGTAAAGAAACACTACAGGAACTTTAAGTTAGCCGGTCTTCAATGACCGGCTTCATCGGTATAAATCCCGAAAAGTGTTTTATTGCTGAATCCAATGAAAACACACTATATTAAATTCTAGAATGTGATTTAGAAAATCGGAGACAAAACACTAATCTTTATATAATTCAAATTATATTTCTTCCCACATTCCAGAAGTATTAGAATATAACCACCCTATCGATCCTCCGATTCCGAAAGCCATATTTTTGCTAAATTCTCCGTTATAAGAATTAATCGATTTAGGTTTCATTGAACCAATTGTTCCTCCTTTAGCATAACTTGATAAATCAATTCTAATTCGACTATTCCCCTCGGTAACTTCCGTCAGATTTCCCCCAATATACGAGCCTCCAGTCATAATCAGATTTGAATTATCAGTCTGCACTGAACCTTCATATTTTGACCCGGTATGTAGCTCCAGAGTTTTAGATCTTATATTAGTATCACCACCTAGTGTGACTATAGAATTGATAAATTTACCATAAAATAAAGGGACATAAGAGCCAATAGTGCACCCATCAAATGTCGCTGACGCATAATCATTACCAGGAATAACACTGCTTATATCGCAGTCATAGAATGTAAGACTCTTTTCATCAGTTGAAACAGAATGAACCGTAAGTAATGTGATATTAGCTCCTTCTACAGTTCCATTGATCGATGAGATATCCATACCATTAATTACACCACCGATAATATTATAATGACCGATTTGGTTGGTGACGGTTGTCAGACTCCCCTCAATATGAGGATTATTCAATGTAATCTGCGCTCCATTTACACCTTCTAACCATGTAGTTACAACCGTCCCCTCAGCCCTGTACGCGTTATAACAGGAATTAGATCCAGAAATCGTAACACTGGCGACGCCTGATGTGCTCAACCGGATTGCATTGTACACACATCCAGATCCACCGAGAACCCAGGTGTATACTTTTGTATCTGCAATGCCCCCTTCTGAATGTATTGTGTTAAAGGTACAGCTCAGTGTTTCCGGATCAATAAAAATAGGGTTAATGCTATTCTCTACCTGAATTCTGTTGAAGGTTGATGTATTACTGGTATCTCCATCGTTATTTATAGAGAATGCATATTCGTCAGACGATCCACACTGCTCAACGGAAATAGTGTTAACTAAAGAATCCCACATTCTATTAATTTTACACCCAGCTCCAGCAAAGTTATTCACCCGAATATCAATATCTTTTCCATGACTGATACTTTGTAATACAACTCCATTCGCTGGCTGACCTTCGCCATGTAAAGCAAGTTTCAATTTACTTGGAGCTCCTGTAATGGTGAGACAGTCAATTCCTTTAGTCGGGCAATAAAGATGTGAATCACCACTACCATCATCAATAAATTCAAACTCAAATCCACCAACATACAGATTTAGTGGCGATTCAATTTGGAACACTCCTCTTTTAGCTTTGATCACTCGTTGATTTCCAGCAAAATCAGCACATTTTTTAATACAAGGTGTATTATCAACAGTATAGTTATTAGAAATAGCACCAAACTGTTCAATATATATTCCTTCTGGGAACAATCCATACAACTGATTTCCATCTGATGTATTAATTATAGCCCCATGATCCTCTGGTCGTGATTGACCACTTATTTTTATATAAGTATTACCACCAGCAGGAATTCCTGAAGATATGGTCTCCCATCCGGCGTAATATGATTCTGTTTTTACAATCGAACCGACATCGATGGATGAATCTGATATACAGTCAGATACCGTAGCTCTATAGTGTACCACTAGAGATTCAGTGTTATTTATTATTTTATCCATATTATGATCCATTTCTGTTACAGATTTATCTATCAAATTTTCATCTTTCATTCCATCCTACCTTAATTATTGTCAGTTCATTATCCATTCAATATAAATAACTTCTATATGCTAGAATTTATATTAACTAATAAAATGAATTATAAAACTATCATATTTACTAATGTATCCTCACATTCATTCTCTGACAAATCAGTTTGCGAACTGCCAAATTAGTTATTTGATTATTTTGAATAAAAATCAATTAATTAAATAAGCATAATTTATTGACGAAGCTAGAAATCAATTCAGAGAAAAAGGAGTAACTATTGAGGTCGGCTGAGGATGTGTTACATTGTTTTCAGGCTTTCAAAAACTATCGTCCCGTTATTTCTGGAGTTCTTCAGGTAATCAAAATGACAAAATGTATGACAACCTTTTTTATTTTCATGGCTTGCCTGAGTTTTTCCATTGCAGCTCAAATCGATTTGGTAAAAGTCGATAAATCAAAACGTCGTTTGTATCTGATCGAACAGGGACAGACGATAAAAACATACCGGATTGCTCTGGGAAAATTTCCTAAAGGAGCCAAACACCAAGAAGGCGACCAGCGAACACCAGAAGGGGAGTATGTACTGGATGCGGTCAATCTTAACTCAAATTTCTATAAAGCTTTTCATATCAGCTATCCGGCAACCAAAGACATTGACTATGCCAAGCAGCACACATTAAACCCTGGTGGAGATATACAGATTCACGGTCTGAAAAACGGCTATAACCGTCCTCCTGAATTTATTCAGAGCTTCGACTGGACCAATGGCTGCATCGCTCTGACCAATGAGGAAATGGATGAATTGATTCGGCTAGTTCCTATCGGAACACCAATTCACATTGAGTGGTGAAATCTTTTTCTTATCCTTATAGGGACACACACCCCTGCTTATAAGGACTGCTTATAAGGACAGTCGCTTCAAACTAAGGTATTAACTTTAAATTTTCCACTTTACTTTTATCAGAACGAAGAGGCTTTTTAGGTATGAAAAAACCACAGGCTTCCCTGGTTGCAACTGTCGGTTGTTCCCAGGCTCCGCATAAATCTTTAAGATGATTTTCAGCTCTTTCAAAGTGACGGCATTGACCACAACGATACATCAGAAGGTTCCTTTACTTACGAAGTACTTACGAGGACATACACCTTAAGACAAAGTCAGTATGTCATCCTTTATCAACATCAAAGTTACATCGAAAAAAACAATATGACTCGTATTGTGTTCATATACCCCTTTCCCTCAACTCTCCACTTCGACATACTGCCAGTACCATTCACAGACAGTGTTTCCCTCATGACTATCGCCAGAGCTCAGTTGGTTGCTCTTCATCTCACCACCTACTATCACTGTGTATCACGCTGTGTCCGCCGGGCATTCCTGTGTGGTGAAG
It includes:
- a CDS encoding BatD family protein; the encoded protein is MVNRHQHSIRKSTLWILFISLMVSLNAQAATYATVSKNKVTRNELFQLQIITDQRASGDDVNFEQLKPDFFVNRPSFGTSTNIINGQRSVRSEWDVSIAATRTGVVTIPSFDINGEKTQPIAIQVVRDSMLPNTDDLIEIQSTLDKDTLYPDESTLFHVKMMVKINPRRLQDTKITPPSVDGMTLEAASDSEQHREIVNGLSVTVVQQTFRITALNPGRFSVTDPHFSSTLLYSGMNGETKVLSINTKSKEFPIQVMAKPTNYQGVWLPTSKLSLKQNWTDSQGKAISEDTATLKVGDSITRTIDLQIRGISQEKIPDLKITYPESLRVYQEKPQFKTLDNGDVVMTLKQVLIPNQSGQINLPGVSLNWWDTQKHRQRRTLLTGLVLSVAKGTPIDTVVTVPQSSTIPSTSQVVRVSDPGVWPYLTAVFALLWLMTAGLWLYSRRHNTHAEPTETPDSPKNSENLSLKEALQQQDGIRIQHLVQEQLVQMSLSPEERSAIECEVKKLQAAIYSSRQATYDPKSLLRLLAEANKQQKKRGKKSKETLQEL
- a CDS encoding L,D-transpeptidase family protein, with translation MTTFFIFMACLSFSIAAQIDLVKVDKSKRRLYLIEQGQTIKTYRIALGKFPKGAKHQEGDQRTPEGEYVLDAVNLNSNFYKAFHISYPATKDIDYAKQHTLNPGGDIQIHGLKNGYNRPPEFIQSFDWTNGCIALTNEEMDELIRLVPIGTPIHIEW